In a genomic window of Myxococcus fulvus:
- a CDS encoding ATP-binding protein: MSTVRTLTQADLLDIGAPNERAGFRLHRFEVYNWGTFHQHVWHLDLRGESGLLTGDIGSGKSTLVDGLVTLFVPPQKLAYNKAAGAEAKERNLRSYVRGQYKSERGDAGQVARPVYLRDAPTYSVLLAHFHNEGYGQDVTLVQVMWMREPEGQPVRLYVVADGKLSIAEHFSRIGSDLNALKKRLKTLAREVHETFPPYQAAFRRRFGLENEQALDLFLQTVSMKSVGNLTDFVRHHMLPPFDVETRLAALIGHFDDLHRAHEAVLQAKRRVSRLEPLVADHERHAVLARELEALRLCREALRPWFSEQKARLFEERLASVRDEREKLRAEAEQLREQRERQGAERDGLRQAISANGGDRLETEKAELTQRRRERDERALKSDRYARMAQSVGLPAATDLDLFLSNTRAIQLQREATAGELAEVQESRTELGMELRDLKKSHEAVAVELESLRRQRSNIPARFLHLRARLCADLGLPEEALPFAGELLRVRDEARDWTGAIERVLYSLGTSLLVADADYPRVSQWVERTHLNERLVYYRVREDGLARPQEPRPDSLPGKLLIKPGSHMGGWLSAQLARQFDYTCCDTPEQFQRARQALTRSGQVKTGGERHLKDDRRRIDDRSQWVLGWTNDSKRQSLESEGKALETRLQAASAKWEAHEQRHARLRQQAEQLGQLSVFDNFRELDWRSVASDIQRREARLGELEGESDVLRGFERQLAAIEKELAATDTALKAVEKRQGRQEEKEEAARRTLATCQRTASETPESIRACFPRVAGLCAEGQGELLLEAEACDERERQVRERLQSRIDGEARKLERVRDALLSAMQAYRAEFPVETQELGASLEAAGEYVVLLRSLRADDLPRFEERFKRLLNENTIREVANFQAQLHRERHGIRERVDTINRSLRAIDYNPDRYIVLELSPTQDADIREFQQDLRACIEGTLGGAEEDAYSEQKFLDVKRIIERFRGREGSADADAKWTGRVTDVRNWFSFSASERWRADDQEHEHYADSGGKSGGQKEKLAYTVLAASLAYQFGLQWGETRSRSFRFVVIDEAFGRGSDESAAYGLELFRRLDLQLLIVTPLQKIRVIEPYVASVGYVHNEEGRRSRVRNLSIEQYHAEREARSA, from the coding sequence ATGAGCACGGTGCGAACCCTCACCCAGGCGGACCTGCTGGACATCGGCGCGCCCAACGAGCGCGCGGGGTTCCGGCTCCACCGGTTCGAGGTCTACAACTGGGGCACCTTCCACCAGCACGTCTGGCACCTGGACCTGCGTGGCGAGAGCGGGCTCCTCACGGGCGACATCGGCTCGGGCAAGTCGACGCTGGTGGACGGGCTGGTGACGCTCTTCGTCCCGCCGCAGAAGCTCGCCTACAACAAGGCGGCGGGCGCGGAGGCGAAGGAGCGCAACCTGCGCTCGTACGTGCGCGGCCAGTACAAGTCCGAGCGCGGCGACGCGGGACAGGTCGCGCGGCCCGTCTACCTGCGTGACGCGCCGACGTACTCGGTGCTGCTCGCGCACTTCCACAACGAGGGCTACGGGCAGGACGTCACGCTCGTGCAGGTGATGTGGATGCGGGAGCCGGAGGGGCAGCCGGTGCGGCTCTATGTCGTGGCGGATGGGAAGCTCTCCATCGCCGAGCACTTCTCGCGCATCGGCTCGGACCTGAACGCGCTGAAGAAGCGGCTCAAGACGCTCGCGCGCGAGGTGCACGAGACCTTCCCGCCGTATCAGGCCGCGTTCCGGCGGCGCTTCGGCCTGGAGAACGAGCAGGCGCTGGACCTGTTCCTCCAGACGGTGTCGATGAAGTCGGTGGGCAACCTGACGGACTTCGTGCGCCACCACATGCTGCCGCCCTTCGACGTGGAGACGCGACTGGCGGCGCTCATCGGCCACTTCGACGACTTGCACCGCGCGCACGAGGCGGTGCTCCAGGCGAAGCGGCGGGTGAGCCGGCTGGAGCCGCTGGTGGCGGACCACGAGCGCCACGCCGTCCTGGCGCGGGAGCTCGAAGCGCTCCGGCTGTGTCGGGAAGCGCTCCGTCCCTGGTTCTCCGAGCAGAAGGCGCGGCTGTTCGAGGAGCGGCTGGCCAGCGTGCGCGACGAGCGCGAGAAGCTGCGCGCGGAGGCGGAGCAGCTTCGCGAGCAGCGCGAGCGGCAGGGCGCGGAGCGCGACGGGCTCCGGCAGGCCATCTCCGCCAACGGGGGAGACCGGCTGGAGACGGAGAAGGCGGAGCTGACGCAGCGGCGGCGCGAGCGGGACGAGCGCGCGCTGAAGTCGGACCGCTACGCGCGGATGGCCCAGTCGGTGGGGCTGCCCGCGGCCACGGACCTGGACCTCTTCCTGTCCAACACGCGCGCCATCCAGCTCCAGCGCGAGGCGACAGCGGGCGAGCTGGCCGAGGTGCAGGAGTCGCGCACCGAGCTGGGCATGGAGCTGCGCGACTTGAAGAAGTCGCACGAGGCCGTGGCCGTGGAGTTGGAGTCGCTGCGCCGTCAGCGCTCGAACATCCCCGCGCGCTTCCTCCACCTGCGCGCCAGGCTGTGCGCGGACCTGGGGCTGCCCGAGGAGGCGCTCCCGTTCGCCGGCGAGCTGCTGCGCGTGCGTGACGAGGCGCGTGACTGGACGGGCGCCATCGAGCGCGTGCTGTATTCGCTGGGCACCTCGCTGCTGGTGGCGGACGCGGACTATCCCCGCGTGAGCCAGTGGGTGGAGCGCACCCACCTGAACGAGCGGCTGGTCTACTACCGCGTCCGCGAGGACGGGCTCGCGAGGCCCCAGGAGCCTCGCCCCGATTCACTCCCGGGCAAGCTGCTCATCAAGCCCGGCTCGCACATGGGCGGGTGGCTCTCGGCGCAGCTCGCGCGGCAGTTCGACTACACGTGCTGCGACACGCCGGAGCAGTTCCAGCGCGCGCGTCAGGCCCTGACCCGCTCGGGGCAGGTGAAGACGGGCGGCGAGCGTCACCTGAAGGACGACCGGCGGCGCATCGATGACCGCTCGCAGTGGGTGCTCGGCTGGACGAACGACTCCAAGCGCCAGTCGCTGGAGTCGGAGGGCAAGGCCCTGGAGACGCGCCTCCAGGCGGCCTCGGCGAAGTGGGAGGCCCACGAGCAGCGCCACGCGCGGCTGCGTCAGCAGGCCGAGCAACTGGGCCAGCTCTCGGTGTTCGACAACTTCCGGGAGCTGGACTGGCGCTCGGTGGCCAGCGACATCCAGCGCCGGGAGGCGCGGCTGGGCGAGCTGGAGGGTGAGTCCGACGTGCTGCGGGGCTTCGAGCGTCAGCTCGCCGCCATCGAGAAGGAGCTGGCGGCGACGGACACCGCGCTGAAGGCGGTGGAGAAGCGCCAGGGACGACAGGAGGAGAAGGAGGAGGCGGCGCGGCGGACGCTGGCGACGTGCCAGCGCACGGCGAGCGAGACCCCCGAGTCCATCCGGGCCTGCTTCCCGCGCGTGGCCGGGCTGTGCGCGGAAGGGCAGGGGGAGCTCCTGCTCGAAGCGGAGGCGTGCGACGAGCGCGAGCGTCAGGTGCGCGAGCGGCTCCAGTCGCGCATCGACGGCGAGGCGCGCAAGCTGGAGCGGGTGCGTGACGCGCTGTTGTCCGCGATGCAGGCCTACCGCGCGGAGTTCCCGGTGGAGACGCAGGAGCTGGGCGCGAGCCTGGAGGCGGCCGGGGAGTACGTGGTGCTCCTGCGTTCGCTGCGCGCGGACGACCTGCCTCGCTTCGAGGAGCGCTTCAAGCGCCTGCTCAACGAGAACACCATCCGCGAGGTGGCCAACTTCCAGGCGCAGCTGCACCGGGAGCGGCACGGCATCCGCGAGCGGGTGGACACCATCAACCGCTCGCTGAGGGCCATCGACTACAACCCGGACCGCTACATCGTCCTGGAGCTGTCACCCACCCAGGACGCGGACATCCGCGAGTTCCAGCAGGACCTGCGCGCCTGCATCGAGGGCACGCTCGGCGGCGCGGAGGAGGACGCCTACTCCGAGCAGAAGTTCCTGGACGTCAAGCGCATCATCGAGCGCTTCCGGGGCCGCGAGGGCTCCGCGGACGCGGACGCGAAGTGGACCGGGCGCGTGACGGACGTGCGCAACTGGTTCAGCTTCTCCGCCTCCGAGCGCTGGCGCGCGGACGACCAGGAGCACGAGCACTACGCGGACTCGGGCGGCAAGTCGGGCGGACAGAAGGAGAAGCTCGCGTACACGGTGCTGGCCGCGAGCCTCGCCTACCAGTTCGGCCTGCAGTGGGGCGAGACGCGCTCGCGCTCGTTCCGCTTCGTCGTCATCGACGAGGCGTTCGGCCGGGGCTCGGACGAGTCCGCGGCGTATGGCCTGGAGCTGTTCCGCCGGCTGGACCTGCAGCTGCTCATCGTGACGCCGCTGCAGAAGATTCGCGTCATCGAGCCGTACGTGGCCAGCGTGGGCTACGTGCACAACGAGGAGGGGCGTCGCTCCCGCGTGCGCAACCTCTCCATCGAGCAGTACCACGCGGAGCGCGAGGCCCGGAGCGCCTGA
- a CDS encoding DUF4194 domain-containing protein → MMTHAIRTADAADTLSLVLVSLLKGAVYRDEQAGVWQALLQLQPKVREQLAVLGLKLVLDEPEGYAFLRQRSESEGGVELPRLVARRQLGYGLSLLLALLRKKLADVDAAAGGTRLVLRRHEVHELVRLFLPEGTNEVRWAERVNQDLERAVGMGFVRRLGEEEDTFEVRRILKAFIDAQWLEDFERRLEAYRVRLVEEQGGTE, encoded by the coding sequence ATGATGACCCACGCGATTCGTACCGCCGATGCCGCCGACACCCTGTCCCTCGTGCTCGTCTCGCTCCTGAAGGGCGCGGTGTACCGCGACGAGCAGGCGGGGGTGTGGCAGGCCCTGCTCCAGCTCCAGCCGAAGGTGCGCGAGCAGCTGGCCGTGCTGGGCTTGAAGCTGGTGCTCGACGAGCCGGAGGGCTACGCGTTCCTGCGCCAGCGCTCGGAGTCGGAGGGCGGTGTCGAGCTGCCCCGGCTCGTGGCGCGAAGGCAGCTGGGCTACGGCCTGAGCCTGTTGCTCGCGCTGTTGCGCAAGAAGCTGGCGGACGTGGACGCGGCGGCGGGAGGCACGCGGCTGGTGCTGCGGCGTCACGAGGTGCACGAGCTGGTGCGGCTGTTCCTCCCGGAGGGCACCAACGAGGTGCGCTGGGCGGAGCGCGTGAATCAGGACCTGGAGCGCGCGGTGGGCATGGGCTTCGTGCGCCGGCTGGGCGAGGAGGAGGACACCTTCGAGGTGCGCCGCATCCTCAAGGCGTTCATCGACGCGCAGTGGTTGGAGGACTTCGAACGGCGGCTGGAGGCGTACCGCGTCCGGCTCGTCGAGGAACAAGGAGGCACGGAATGA
- a CDS encoding DUF3375 domain-containing protein, translating into MDFTTLETLRLKHPGWRLLVADHAPLIVGFLHRVFVASNARAIAQRELVLRLEDHLHALRESRGAAAFPRGASAYLDEWAADGTGWLRKFYPPQMDEPHFDLTPAAERAIRWLVQLTEQPFVGTESRLLTVFHLLQEMTEGTEVDPKARLAELERRKAELEEEISRVREGHLELMDESALKDRFQQMSDTARGLMSDFRALEDGFHALDRRVRERIATWEGTRGELLETVLGERDAINGSDQGRSFRAFWDFLMSPERKEALTRNLERVLSHPAIQSLQPDARLPRIHFDWLEAGEHTQRTVARLSGQLRRFLDDRVWLENRRILQVLRGIERNALAVRSRPPGEGFMSLEELAPTLELPLERPLYGPAARARMVDEEVKEATDDVPSEALFNLAFIDKARLRLNVREALQAREQVSLAELVREHPLQHGLAELVTYLSLASEDRKASVDDARTQDLFWTDASGATRRASLPLVLFVR; encoded by the coding sequence ATGGACTTCACGACGCTCGAGACCTTGCGTCTGAAACACCCCGGCTGGCGGTTGCTCGTCGCGGACCACGCGCCGCTCATCGTCGGCTTCCTGCACCGGGTGTTCGTCGCATCCAACGCACGCGCCATCGCCCAGCGGGAGCTGGTGCTGCGGCTGGAGGACCACCTGCACGCCCTGCGCGAATCGCGGGGCGCGGCCGCGTTCCCGCGCGGCGCGAGCGCCTATCTCGATGAGTGGGCGGCCGACGGCACCGGCTGGCTGCGCAAGTTCTATCCGCCGCAGATGGACGAGCCGCACTTCGATTTGACGCCCGCGGCGGAGCGCGCCATCCGCTGGCTCGTCCAGCTCACCGAGCAGCCCTTCGTGGGGACCGAGTCGCGACTGCTCACCGTTTTCCACCTGCTCCAGGAGATGACCGAGGGCACCGAGGTGGACCCCAAGGCGCGGCTCGCGGAGCTGGAGCGGCGCAAGGCGGAGCTCGAGGAGGAGATATCCCGCGTGCGCGAGGGCCACCTGGAGTTGATGGACGAGTCCGCGCTCAAGGACCGCTTCCAGCAGATGTCCGACACGGCGCGCGGCCTGATGTCCGACTTCCGCGCGCTGGAGGACGGCTTCCACGCGCTGGACCGTCGGGTGCGCGAGCGCATCGCGACGTGGGAGGGGACCCGCGGCGAGCTGTTGGAGACGGTGCTGGGGGAGCGCGACGCCATCAACGGCTCGGACCAGGGACGCAGCTTCCGCGCGTTCTGGGACTTCCTCATGTCGCCCGAGCGCAAGGAGGCGCTCACCCGGAATCTGGAGCGCGTGCTGTCGCATCCGGCGATTCAGTCCCTCCAGCCGGACGCGCGCCTGCCGCGCATCCACTTCGACTGGCTGGAGGCCGGCGAGCACACCCAGCGCACCGTGGCGCGACTGTCCGGACAGCTCCGCCGCTTCCTGGATGACCGGGTGTGGTTGGAGAACCGCCGCATCCTCCAGGTGCTGCGCGGCATCGAACGCAACGCGCTGGCGGTGCGCTCGCGGCCTCCGGGCGAGGGCTTCATGTCGTTGGAGGAGCTGGCGCCCACGCTCGAGCTCCCCCTGGAGCGGCCCCTGTATGGGCCTGCCGCCCGCGCGCGGATGGTGGACGAGGAGGTGAAGGAGGCGACCGACGACGTCCCGTCGGAGGCGCTGTTCAACCTCGCGTTCATCGACAAGGCGCGGTTGCGGCTCAACGTGCGTGAGGCGCTGCAGGCGCGCGAGCAGGTCTCCCTCGCGGAGCTGGTGCGTGAGCATCCGCTCCAGCACGGCCTGGCCGAGCTCGTCACGTACCTGAGCCTCGCGTCGGAGGACCGGAAGGCCTCGGTCGACGACGCGCGCACGCAGGACCTCTTCTGGACCGATGCGAGCGGCGCCACCCGCCGCGCCTCCCTTCCCCTGGTGCTCTTCGTCCGATGA